The Paracoccus sediminicola genome has a segment encoding these proteins:
- the lon gene encoding endopeptidase La produces MTELNHSHPVLPLRDIVAFPHMVVPLFVGRDKSVRALEAVMAEDRPILLATQKDAAVDEPDADGIYRIGVLANVLQLLKLPDGTVKVLVEGQRRVEITDFLDNEDYFEAEATPLIEEQGDEDTVLALTKAVAEEFEKYVKIRKNIPDEVVSTVAETTEAERLADLVAGHLGIEIDRKQELLETLVVAERLEKVYGLMQGEMSVLQVEKKIKSRVKTQMEKTQREYYLNEQMKAIQKELGDGEEGSDELAELEQKIEETKFSKEAREKAEAELKKLKSMSPMSAEATVSRNYLDWLLALPWGVKSRTKKNLGKAEEVLDADHYGLEKVKERIVEYLAVQNRSTKLKGPIMCLVGPPGVGKTSLGRSVAKATGREFIRISLGGVRDESEIRGHRRTYIGSMPGKIIQALKKAKTTNPLILLDEIDKMGQDFRGDPASAMLEVLDPEQNSTFVDHYLEVEYDLSNVMFLTTANSYNMPGPLLDRMEIIPLAGYTEDEKREIARQHLLPKQIKANGLRKGEFSVSDDALTHVIRYYTREAGVRSLEREIAKLARKAVTEILKGGTKTVEVGPEKVEEYLGVRRHRYGLAEKEDQVGVVTGLAWTSVGGDLLQIEALRLPGKGRMKTTGKLGDVMKESIDAASSFVRSVAPELGIKPPEFDKRDIHVHVPEGATPKDGPSAGLAMVTSVVSVMTGIPVRKDIAMTGEVTLRGNALAIGGLKEKLLAALRGGIKTVLIPEDNAKDLAEIPDNVKEGLEIIPVSNVREVLRHALVRMPDPVEWDEAAEEAAEAARQAAARDGHRGAAPTAH; encoded by the coding sequence ATGACCGAACTTAATCATTCGCATCCCGTGCTGCCGCTGCGCGACATCGTTGCGTTTCCGCACATGGTCGTGCCGCTCTTTGTGGGCCGTGACAAATCCGTGCGCGCGCTCGAAGCGGTCATGGCAGAGGATCGGCCGATCCTGCTGGCGACCCAGAAGGATGCCGCCGTCGATGAACCCGACGCGGACGGCATCTATCGGATCGGCGTGCTTGCCAATGTGTTGCAATTGCTGAAACTTCCCGATGGCACCGTCAAAGTGCTTGTCGAGGGTCAGCGCCGCGTGGAAATCACTGATTTCCTCGATAACGAAGATTATTTCGAGGCCGAGGCGACCCCTCTCATCGAAGAGCAGGGCGATGAGGACACCGTTCTCGCGCTGACCAAGGCGGTTGCCGAAGAATTCGAGAAATACGTCAAGATCCGCAAGAACATCCCCGACGAAGTCGTGTCCACCGTCGCCGAAACCACCGAGGCCGAGCGTCTGGCCGATCTGGTGGCCGGCCATCTCGGGATCGAGATCGACCGCAAGCAGGAACTGCTTGAAACCCTCGTCGTGGCCGAGCGGCTGGAAAAGGTCTATGGCCTGATGCAGGGCGAAATGTCGGTTCTTCAGGTCGAGAAGAAGATCAAGTCGCGCGTCAAAACCCAGATGGAGAAGACGCAGCGCGAGTACTATCTGAATGAGCAGATGAAGGCGATTCAGAAGGAACTCGGCGATGGCGAGGAGGGTTCGGACGAGCTCGCCGAGCTGGAGCAGAAGATCGAAGAGACCAAATTCAGCAAGGAAGCCCGCGAAAAGGCCGAGGCCGAGCTGAAAAAGCTGAAATCCATGTCCCCGATGTCGGCCGAAGCGACGGTCAGCCGGAACTATCTGGACTGGCTTCTGGCGCTGCCATGGGGCGTGAAATCGCGCACCAAGAAAAATCTCGGCAAGGCTGAGGAGGTTCTGGACGCGGATCACTATGGTCTGGAGAAGGTCAAGGAACGGATCGTCGAATATCTGGCGGTGCAGAATCGCTCGACCAAGCTGAAAGGCCCGATCATGTGCCTTGTCGGCCCGCCCGGCGTGGGTAAGACCTCGCTTGGCCGGTCCGTAGCCAAGGCGACGGGGCGCGAATTCATCCGCATCTCGCTTGGCGGCGTGCGCGACGAATCCGAGATCCGTGGCCACCGTCGGACCTATATCGGGTCCATGCCCGGCAAGATCATCCAGGCGCTGAAGAAAGCCAAGACCACGAACCCGCTCATCCTGCTCGATGAAATCGACAAGATGGGGCAGGATTTCCGTGGCGACCCGGCAAGCGCGATGCTGGAGGTTCTGGACCCGGAACAGAACTCGACCTTCGTGGACCACTATCTGGAAGTGGAATACGATCTGTCGAACGTGATGTTCCTGACCACGGCCAACAGCTACAACATGCCCGGACCGCTTCTTGACCGGATGGAGATTATCCCGCTCGCTGGCTATACCGAGGATGAAAAGCGCGAGATCGCGCGCCAGCATCTGCTGCCGAAGCAGATCAAGGCGAACGGGCTGCGCAAGGGCGAATTCTCGGTTTCTGACGACGCGCTGACCCATGTCATCCGCTATTACACGCGGGAAGCCGGGGTGCGCTCGCTGGAACGCGAGATTGCGAAACTGGCGCGGAAGGCCGTGACCGAGATCCTCAAGGGTGGGACCAAGACCGTCGAGGTCGGCCCCGAGAAGGTCGAGGAATATCTCGGCGTTCGCCGTCACCGCTATGGTCTGGCCGAGAAAGAGGATCAGGTCGGGGTCGTCACCGGGCTGGCATGGACCTCTGTCGGCGGGGATCTGTTGCAGATCGAAGCGCTTCGCCTGCCGGGCAAGGGGCGCATGAAGACAACGGGGAAACTCGGCGATGTGATGAAGGAATCCATCGACGCGGCGTCCTCCTTCGTGCGCTCGGTCGCGCCGGAGCTTGGCATCAAGCCGCCGGAATTCGACAAGCGCGACATCCATGTCCACGTGCCCGAGGGCGCGACGCCAAAGGATGGTCCGTCTGCGGGTCTGGCGATGGTGACTTCGGTCGTGTCGGTGATGACCGGCATCCCGGTGCGCAAGGATATCGCCATGACCGGCGAGGTGACGCTGCGCGGGAATGCGCTTGCCATTGGCGGGCTGAAGGAAAAGCTTCTTGCAGCGCTGCGGGGCGGCATCAAGACTGTGCTGATCCCCGAGGACAATGCCAAGGATCTCGCCGAGATCCCTGACAATGTGAAAGAGGGGCTGGAGATCATTCCGGTGTCGAATGTTCGAGAGGTGCTGCGCCACGCGCTGGTTCGGATGCCCGATCCGGTGGAGTGGGACGAGGCTGCCGAGGAAGCTGCCGAAGCCGCCCGCCAGGCTGCCGCGCGCGATGGCCATAGAGGTGCGGCGCCGACCGCGCATTGA